In Aspergillus fumigatus Af293 chromosome 4, whole genome shotgun sequence, one genomic interval encodes:
- a CDS encoding putative C2H2 finger domain protein: MSLTILDLQHQQRHQARNLQCYGCHQSFKTFSGMLIHLESGSCPSGTDIDDINRLARQCYQSRKYIDTAGDYICPACDKFCSKLSGLFQHVEDSLGCLYLKEGGQCLAKLEYYISWNVRR, encoded by the coding sequence ATGTCGCTGACTATTCTTGAcctgcagcatcagcagcgcCACCAGGCTAGGAATTTGCAATGCTACGGGTGCCACCAGTCCTTCAAGACTTTCTCTGGCATGTTGATCCATCTCGAGTCAGGCAGCTGTCCCTCCGGAACAGACATTGATGATATTAACCGTCTGGCTCGTCAGTGCTACCAGAGTCGCAAGTATATTGATACAGCCGGCGATTACATTTGTCCTGCCTGTGATAAGTTCTGCTCAAAGCTCTCTGGATTATTCCAGCATGTTGAGGACTCCCTTGGCTGTTTGTACCTTAAAGAGGGTGGCCAGTGTCTAGCAAAGTTGGAGTATTATATTTCTTGGAATGTGAGGCGCTAG